In Paenibacillus dendritiformis, the DNA window TCGAACGCGAGGTGACAGGGCCGCTCGGCGCGCCCGTGACCGCGTTCTACGGCTTGCTCGGCGACGGGAAGACGGCGGTCATCGAGATGGCGGCCGCCTCGGGACTTGCGCTTGTGCCGCCGGCGCAGCGCAATCCGCTCGCGACGACGACGCGCGGCACCGGCGAGCTGATTCAGTCGGCCCTGGACGAAGGCGTCACCACGATTATTCTCGGCCTGGGCGGCAGCGCCACGAACGACGGCGGCGCGGGAATGGCGCAGGCGCTCGGCGTGCGGCTGCTTGACGCTGACGGCACGGACATCGGCCATGGCGGCGGACAACTGCATCGCATTGCCCGCATCGACGTGAGCGGAGCCGATCCGCGGCTGAAGGGAGTGGCCTTCGTGGCCGCGTGCGATGTGGATAACCCGCTGACCGGCGAGCGGGGGGCATCGGCCGTGTTCGGCCCGCAGAAAGGCGCCGGGCCGGACATGGTGCGGGAGCTCGACAGCAATCTCGCCCACTATGCGGCGAAGATTAAGGACTGCTTGGGCCGCGACGTGGCCGGAATTCCCGGCGCCGGCGCTGCCGGCGGGCTCGGCGCGGGGGTGCTTGCCTTTTTGGACGCCGAGCTGAAGCGGGGCGTCGATATCGTCATTGAAGCGACCGGGCTCGCTTCCCATATGAAGGATGCGGATCTCGTCATTACGGGAGAAGGCCGCATCGACAGCCAGACGATTTACGGCAAGACGCCAATGGGCGTGGCCAACACGGCCAAGCGCTATGGCGTGCCGGTTATCGGCATCGCGGGGTCGCTGGCGGACGGGTATGAAGTGGTGCATGAGCACGGCATCGATATGGTATTCACGATTGTGCCCGGCGTATGCAGCTTGGACGAGGCGATGCGAGAAGCCGCAGCCAATATGGAGCGCACGGCGCGCAACATTGCGAAGGCGCTGCAATGCGGGGGCAATCTCACAAAATAAGGCGAATGATAAGGGGCGGACACTTCCTTGCAGGAAGGGACCGCCTCTTTACATGTCGTCACGGTCACAAAATATTCATCTTGCTCATGTCGATAAATGAAGAATCTCATGCTTACATGATATACTGTTAATGTAGAAGCAAGGAAATACGATATTGGCCTTTCTTTGCACGACGAATCTACCTCTATACCGAGAGGAGGCGGACACCATAGAATTCAGGGTCAAGGATTTGTTACAGATCGACACATTGAAGCAAGCGTTCGTCGTCAGCGGCAAGCAAGGTCTGAACAACCTTGTTCGCGGAGTGACAATCATTGAAGCGCCGGATATCGCCGAGTGGATTAACGGAGGAGAATTGCTGTTAACCAGTCTGTACCCGCTGCAATCATTCAATTATAGCGAGCAGCAGATCTTCATGGCGCAGCTGTCCGATAAAAAAGTAAGCGCTCTCGTTATCAAAACGGGACGATTCGTTCATGATATTCCATCCGGTATCATCGAAGCATCAGAGGCGCTTCATCTGCCTATCATTCAGATTCCGAAGCAAGTTCCTTATCGTGAAATTATGTATCCGGTGATGGAGCTGCTTTTTAACAATCAAGTCGTTAAGCTCAAGTATTTTAAAGAAGTCCATGACCGATTTATCGCGCTTACCCTGGCCAATAAAGGCGCGGAAAATATTATCATGTCCTTGAAAAAACTGATTGGCAACCCGGTTACCTTATATGACAGGAACTTTTACCCTATATCGGCGACCGACCCGGATCTCGTGCAGTTTGAGGTCCTGGATCACGAGGAAGTGGATGGCGCCCGCATCGATACGGAATTTGCGTGTTACCGGCAGCGCGTGCTCTACCCCGAATGGGGGAACCGGACGTGCGAGCATCTTGTTGTTCCGGTAGAGACCGTAAATCATATCAAGATACATCTCGTTATCCATGAGACGCGCAAATCCGTGGAAGCGCTTGATTTCATTGCAATTGAAAACGCAGCAACCTCTTTGTCGCTCGATCTCGTCAAGCAATATGCCGTAGCCGAAGTGGAGATGAAGTTCAAAGACGACTTAATCGATGATTTGCTGAACGCCAAGATCGAATCGCTGCAGAGTGTGTACCAGCGGGCCAACTTGATTGGCTGGGATTTGAACAAGACCTATGTTGTCGTGTTGTTCCGTCTTCAGGCTAGGGATGGGTATGATGAGAAGGAACTGGATCTGTACAGCCTTCATCATCCGTATCAGCGCTTGCTGTATGATATGATTCAGCGGCAGCTGCCGGAAGGCACCATCCGGATCCGTAACGATCAGCTCGTTGTACTGTGGGGAATCGATACTCCTCCTGCGGATAAAACGGCCTCCTTGCGCATGATCAAGGCGGCAGCGAGGAACATCCAGCACACATTTTGCAAACGGATTCAGAGCATCGATTTGCAGGTTGGGATCGGGAACGCCGCGCACTCGATTTCCGAACTGCCGCGCAGTTATAAGGAAGCCCAAGATGCATTACAGCTGGGGACATTGATAAATGGCATTTCCGCGATTTCCGCTTTTGCGGATTTGGGTATATACCGCCTGCTCTGCCAAATCGAAGATGCGGAAGAGCTGGCGAAGTTCATTCCGCTTTCATTAAAAAAATTGCTCGTCTACAAACAGCCGAACCGGGATGATTTAATCAAAACGCTGCAGACGTTTTTGGAACATCATCAAAATGCCGCCAAAACAGCCGAGGAGCTGTACGTCCATTATAAGACCGTGACATACCGGATAGAACGGATCAAGGAGATTACCGGCATGGATATGGATGACCCGGATGAGATGCTGTCGGTTCAAGTCGGGTTGAAAATTCTCGTCCTGCTCAACGACCATCCGGTCGCATCGCATCCAGAGCTTGTGGGTGTATAAGCACTGGGCATTTCCCCGCCTTCCATCTCATACTCCGCTTTCGGAGAGCAAGGAGCTCCCGGCAAGCGGAGTTTTTGGCGTCTCTCAAAATACATTGAGGGTAGACCGCTTATGAACAACCTCCCGCTGCGTCAAGGCTTTTACGACCAATCTCCCATCGATTCAGGAAGGCGAAGATGTGCGCAGTTCCTTAATGGCAGACTCCCCGTCGGTCAGGAAAGAGTATATGTGTATGGCTTTTCCGATCAATCTCCCATCGAGTCAGGAAGGCGAAAATGTGCGCAGTTTCTTCTTGGCACACTCCCCGTCGGTCAGAAAAAAGTATATGTGTATGGCTCTTACGACCAATCTCCCATCGGGTCAGAAAGGCGAAGATGTTATGCCGTTCCTTATTGGCAGTCTCCTAAGGCTTCAGGATGAAGCTGCGTGCTGCCTTTATATGCAGGATCCCCAGCACTTAGAGCCAGGTCATCCGCGTATGACTTGGGTAAAATGGTTCATTTATCCTTGCTTGGAGCATAGATAGTCAGGCTATTGATTGCTCAGCGGCACCCAAAACATCATGGTCGAACCTGACTCAATGGGAGAGTGATGCAAAAAGCCGAAACAGAGGTCGACCCTGACTCAAAGGGAGATTGGTGCAAAGAGCGGAAGCGGAGAGCGGACCTGACTTGATGGGAGAGTGATGCAAAGAGTCGAAAACGAAGGCAAATCTGATCAAATGGGAATCTCATAGTTATATTACAAAATACGGGGGAACGGTGATTTACTTGTGAATTTTATATCCGATTGGCGGCTTTCCACCTGCAGGAAAGCTGCTTTTTTGTTGCCTTTATCCGAAGTGGATAAAAGTGAGGGGTGTTTTTTATCGACATGCTTCGATGTTATTCGTTTTTGAAGCGTTTACAATCAAGGTGCAAGCAAAATTCGACCTTATTTATGCGAGTTCAAAAGGTCACACCTGCAGGGATTTCAAGTTGATCAGTGGGCGGTTTGAACAGCTAAGGTTGCGCCACGGATAAGCGGCACGCCGTTTATCCCGCTTGGATAATGCGCACATCTTACAGAAAGGACAGATATGGTCATGGATAATATCCAAACGGAAACGGTTCGTCTTGTCGAATGGCTGAGCCAGTTCGGTGAAGATCCGGCGGGTGGCGTCTCGCGCCTGCTTTATTCCGAAGCGTGGACGGCTGCGCAAAAAGCATTGGAGCAGTATATGCAAGCAGAAGGCTTCACCACGTACTACGACGAGGTCGGCAATTTGTTCGGGAGGTTGGAAGGAAGCCAGTACCCGGATGAAACGATTATGAGCGGATCTCATGTGGATACGGTGCTGAACGGCGGCAAGTATGACGGGCAATATGGCATTCTCGCCGCGTTGTTGGCGATGAAGACGTTGAAGGAAAAGTACGGACAGCCGCTGCGCACGTTGGAAGTGGTCTCGTTCGCGGAAGAAGAGGGCAGCCGCTTCCCATATACGTTCTGGGGAAGCAAAAATGTCGTGGGTA includes these proteins:
- a CDS encoding glycerate kinase — encoded protein: MKVVIAPDSFKESLSALEACHAIEKGWRHVHPEAEIVHVPMADGGEGTVQSLVDATGGRVIEREVTGPLGAPVTAFYGLLGDGKTAVIEMAAASGLALVPPAQRNPLATTTRGTGELIQSALDEGVTTIILGLGGSATNDGGAGMAQALGVRLLDADGTDIGHGGGQLHRIARIDVSGADPRLKGVAFVAACDVDNPLTGERGASAVFGPQKGAGPDMVRELDSNLAHYAAKIKDCLGRDVAGIPGAGAAGGLGAGVLAFLDAELKRGVDIVIEATGLASHMKDADLVITGEGRIDSQTIYGKTPMGVANTAKRYGVPVIGIAGSLADGYEVVHEHGIDMVFTIVPGVCSLDEAMREAAANMERTARNIAKALQCGGNLTK
- a CDS encoding PucR family transcriptional regulator — translated: MEFRVKDLLQIDTLKQAFVVSGKQGLNNLVRGVTIIEAPDIAEWINGGELLLTSLYPLQSFNYSEQQIFMAQLSDKKVSALVIKTGRFVHDIPSGIIEASEALHLPIIQIPKQVPYREIMYPVMELLFNNQVVKLKYFKEVHDRFIALTLANKGAENIIMSLKKLIGNPVTLYDRNFYPISATDPDLVQFEVLDHEEVDGARIDTEFACYRQRVLYPEWGNRTCEHLVVPVETVNHIKIHLVIHETRKSVEALDFIAIENAATSLSLDLVKQYAVAEVEMKFKDDLIDDLLNAKIESLQSVYQRANLIGWDLNKTYVVVLFRLQARDGYDEKELDLYSLHHPYQRLLYDMIQRQLPEGTIRIRNDQLVVLWGIDTPPADKTASLRMIKAAARNIQHTFCKRIQSIDLQVGIGNAAHSISELPRSYKEAQDALQLGTLINGISAISAFADLGIYRLLCQIEDAEELAKFIPLSLKKLLVYKQPNRDDLIKTLQTFLEHHQNAAKTAEELYVHYKTVTYRIERIKEITGMDMDDPDEMLSVQVGLKILVLLNDHPVASHPELVGV